From Marivirga harenae, one genomic window encodes:
- a CDS encoding Dps family protein codes for MSTTVDKRYRKLGFDKSETDKLVEVMNALLANYHMHYQKLRNFHWNVKGADFFDLHEQFEERYDIAKESIDEIAERIRVFGHTPLSNLSDYIEHSNIKESPSDLPAEEMVQEILNDYQILLSFLTDAMNAAIDIGDVGTEDMLNTFIQDMEKHHWMLSSFLGK; via the coding sequence ATGAGTACAACAGTTGATAAAAGATATAGAAAATTAGGTTTCGACAAGTCAGAAACTGACAAATTGGTAGAAGTGATGAATGCATTGCTTGCAAATTATCACATGCATTATCAAAAATTACGAAACTTTCATTGGAATGTGAAAGGCGCGGATTTCTTTGATTTGCATGAACAATTTGAGGAAAGGTATGATATAGCCAAAGAAAGTATTGATGAAATAGCAGAGAGAATTAGGGTGTTTGGACATACGCCTCTCAGTAACTTAAGTGATTACATAGAGCATTCAAATATTAAAGAGTCTCCATCCGATTTACCTGCGGAGGAAATGGTTCAAGAAATTTTAAATGACTATCAGATATTATTATCCTTTTTAACAGATGCAATGAATGCAGCTATTGATATAGGAGATGTAGGTACTGAAGATATGTTAAACACTTTTATCCAAGATATGGAAAAGCATCACTGGATGTTAAGTTCATTTTTGGGTAAATAA
- a CDS encoding UDP-2,3-diacylglucosamine diphosphatase, whose amino-acid sequence MKTLKLDIPASKKIYFASDFHLGAPNSEESHKREQRIVRWMNHIQKDASALFLVGDIFDFWHEYKTVVPKGFVRFQGKLAELADGGLPIYFFTGNHDMWMFGYFKEELGIDLFREPLTLLANDKKFLIGHGDGLGPGDRQYKFLKKVFANKLCQWLFRQIHPDLGIRIANSWSASSRISSSTVETEKFLGEGEWLWTYAKEIEKHTHYDYFVFGHRHLPLDLEVAENSRYINLGEWVNYNTFASFNGKDFVLEKFEDD is encoded by the coding sequence ATGAAAACCCTAAAACTGGACATACCGGCCTCTAAAAAAATATACTTTGCGTCAGACTTTCATTTGGGTGCCCCTAATTCAGAAGAGAGCCATAAACGAGAACAAAGAATAGTGCGGTGGATGAATCATATACAAAAAGATGCATCAGCTTTATTTTTAGTTGGAGATATATTTGATTTTTGGCATGAATATAAAACAGTTGTTCCCAAAGGATTTGTTCGCTTTCAAGGAAAACTAGCTGAATTGGCAGATGGTGGATTACCGATCTATTTTTTTACCGGAAATCACGATATGTGGATGTTTGGTTATTTTAAAGAAGAATTAGGTATTGATTTATTTAGAGAACCCTTAACATTATTGGCTAATGATAAGAAGTTTTTAATTGGGCATGGAGATGGATTAGGGCCAGGTGATAGGCAATATAAATTTCTCAAAAAAGTATTTGCTAATAAATTATGTCAATGGCTTTTTAGACAAATTCATCCAGATTTGGGAATCAGAATTGCTAATAGTTGGTCAGCAAGTAGCAGAATAAGTAGTAGTACTGTTGAGACAGAAAAGTTTTTAGGTGAAGGGGAGTGGCTCTGGACTTACGCAAAAGAGATTGAAAAGCATACTCATTACGATTATTTTGTCTTCGGGCATAGGCATTTACCGCTCGATTTAGAAGTAGCAGAAAATTCTCGTTACATAAATTTAGGGGAATGGGTGAATTATAATACTTTTGCATCTTTTAATGGCAAAGATTTTGTGTTAGAAAAATTTGAGGATGATTAA
- the gcvP gene encoding aminomethyl-transferring glycine dehydrogenase — MKLNPLYQERFDVRHNAPDNQQISEMLKTVKADSLEHLIDETIPKAIQLKKDLNLPEAQTEFEFLESFRDVADKNQIFRSYIGLGYYNTHTPGVIQRNILENPGWYTAYTPYQAEIAQGRLEALVNFQTMVIDLTGMEIANASLLDEGTAAAEAMSMFFGLRKGKKKDAKVFFVDENTFPQTIDLLKTRANPLGIELRFADLTQLDVNDPEIFGFYAQQINVKGEVLDLKPYIEAALENNVFSTIAADLLSLALLTPPGEMGADCVVGTSQRFGIPLGYGGPHAAYFATRDKYKRQIPGRIIGVSIDKHGNKAYRMALQTREQHIKKEKATSNICTAQVLLAIMSGMYAVYHGPMGLKKIAIRTHSLAKLLANGLTTLGYEIDNKNFFDTITIQLESEKLREKLHSLLYERKINLNLSGTHTVSIALNETTRIHDVKELLEIFALVVDEDANKYNVDDKVDQLDLDWPKQLIRESNFMEHPVFNQFHAEHEMLRYIKRLENKDLSLVHSMISLGSCTMKLNATAEMIPVSWPKLAHIHPYAPKEQALGYREMFIKLENMLTEITGFAATSLQPNSGAQGEYAGLMVIRAFHQSRGEDHRNVTIVPSSAHGTNPASAVMAGMKVVITKCDDKGNIDLDDLKAKAEEYKNNLAALMVTYPSTHGVFEESIQEICQVIHDNGGQVYMDGANMNAQVGLTSPANIGADVCHLNLHKTFCIPHGGGGPGMGPICVAEHLQDFLPGNPLIPTGGNQAISAISAAPWGSASILAISYAYICMMGAKGLKAATQIAILNANYIKERLADHYPVLYTNQKGRAAHEMIIDCRGFKDFGIEAEDISKRLMDYGYHSPTLSFPVPGTMMIEPTESESKMELDKFCTAMISIRKEIQEVADGKADKNENVLKNAPHTMSVALAEKWELPYTREKAVFPLESIRHNKFWPSVSRIDSAYGDRNLMCSCIPVSEYEEKPEEALA; from the coding sequence ATGAAATTAAACCCTCTGTACCAAGAAAGATTTGATGTAAGGCATAATGCACCGGATAATCAGCAAATATCGGAGATGCTGAAAACGGTAAAAGCCGATTCTTTAGAACATCTCATTGATGAAACCATTCCTAAAGCGATCCAATTGAAGAAGGATTTGAACCTCCCTGAGGCGCAAACCGAATTTGAATTCTTAGAATCTTTTAGAGATGTAGCTGATAAAAATCAGATTTTCAGATCTTACATAGGATTAGGTTATTATAATACTCATACACCCGGTGTGATTCAAAGAAACATCTTGGAGAATCCAGGTTGGTACACTGCTTACACTCCTTATCAAGCAGAAATCGCGCAAGGAAGATTAGAGGCATTGGTTAACTTCCAAACAATGGTCATCGATCTAACCGGTATGGAAATCGCAAATGCTTCGTTGTTAGATGAAGGTACAGCAGCAGCAGAAGCGATGAGTATGTTTTTCGGATTAAGGAAAGGTAAAAAGAAAGACGCAAAAGTTTTCTTTGTAGACGAAAATACGTTCCCTCAAACTATCGACTTGCTTAAAACAAGGGCCAATCCGCTTGGTATAGAATTACGATTTGCTGATCTCACGCAGTTAGATGTGAATGACCCAGAAATATTCGGTTTCTACGCTCAGCAGATCAATGTCAAGGGAGAAGTATTAGATCTTAAACCTTATATTGAAGCGGCTTTAGAAAATAATGTATTTTCAACAATAGCGGCAGACTTATTATCCTTAGCATTATTAACACCTCCTGGTGAAATGGGTGCTGACTGCGTGGTAGGAACTTCTCAAAGATTTGGCATTCCATTAGGCTATGGGGGCCCTCATGCAGCATATTTTGCAACCAGAGACAAATATAAAAGACAAATACCAGGGAGAATTATTGGTGTTTCCATAGATAAACACGGCAATAAGGCCTACCGTATGGCACTGCAAACTAGAGAGCAGCATATCAAGAAGGAAAAAGCTACTTCAAATATTTGCACAGCGCAAGTACTATTAGCTATCATGTCTGGAATGTATGCGGTTTATCATGGCCCTATGGGATTGAAGAAAATTGCTATACGAACTCATTCACTAGCAAAATTATTAGCTAATGGATTAACAACCCTTGGTTATGAGATTGATAATAAGAATTTCTTTGATACAATCACAATCCAACTAGAATCAGAAAAACTAAGAGAAAAACTCCATTCGTTATTGTACGAGCGGAAAATCAATTTAAATCTTAGCGGAACTCATACAGTTTCAATCGCTTTGAATGAGACAACTAGAATTCATGACGTAAAAGAATTGTTGGAAATATTCGCACTTGTGGTTGATGAAGATGCCAATAAATATAATGTTGATGATAAAGTTGATCAATTAGATTTAGATTGGCCTAAGCAATTGATTCGTGAAAGCAATTTCATGGAGCATCCTGTATTCAATCAATTCCATGCCGAGCATGAAATGCTTCGCTACATCAAAAGATTAGAAAATAAAGATCTTTCGCTCGTTCATTCCATGATTTCATTAGGATCATGCACAATGAAATTAAATGCCACAGCAGAAATGATTCCTGTTTCTTGGCCAAAGTTAGCTCATATCCACCCTTATGCACCAAAGGAACAGGCTTTGGGTTATAGAGAAATGTTTATTAAGCTAGAAAACATGCTAACTGAAATTACAGGTTTTGCGGCAACATCTTTACAACCCAACTCAGGAGCTCAAGGTGAATATGCAGGTTTAATGGTAATAAGAGCTTTTCATCAAAGCAGAGGGGAAGATCACAGGAACGTGACTATCGTTCCTTCCTCAGCTCATGGAACAAACCCTGCTAGTGCAGTAATGGCAGGAATGAAAGTCGTAATCACGAAATGCGATGACAAAGGAAATATTGATTTAGATGATCTAAAAGCTAAGGCAGAAGAATACAAAAATAATTTAGCTGCCCTAATGGTAACCTATCCTTCTACACATGGTGTATTTGAAGAAAGTATTCAGGAAATCTGTCAGGTAATTCATGACAATGGTGGGCAGGTTTACATGGATGGTGCCAATATGAATGCTCAAGTAGGTTTAACTTCTCCAGCAAACATCGGTGCTGATGTTTGCCATTTAAATCTTCACAAAACATTCTGTATTCCTCACGGTGGAGGTGGACCAGGTATGGGGCCAATCTGCGTTGCTGAACATTTGCAGGATTTCTTACCAGGTAACCCATTAATTCCAACCGGAGGCAATCAGGCTATTTCAGCAATCTCTGCAGCCCCTTGGGGAAGTGCAAGTATATTAGCTATTAGTTACGCTTATATTTGCATGATGGGTGCTAAAGGACTCAAAGCAGCAACTCAAATTGCCATTTTAAATGCAAATTACATTAAAGAAAGGCTAGCTGATCATTATCCAGTCCTTTACACTAACCAAAAAGGTAGGGCTGCTCATGAAATGATAATTGATTGCAGAGGCTTTAAAGATTTTGGCATTGAAGCGGAAGATATTTCTAAACGATTAATGGACTATGGTTATCACTCTCCAACTTTATCATTCCCTGTTCCTGGAACTATGATGATAGAGCCTACAGAAAGTGAAAGCAAAATGGAACTAGATAAATTTTGCACAGCCATGATTTCTATTAGAAAGGAAATTCAGGAAGTTGCCGATGGAAAAGCCGATAAAAATGAAAATGTCCTAAAGAATGCACCACATACTATGTCTGTAGCATTAGCAGAAAAGTGGGAGCTTCCATATACCAGAGAAAAAGCTGTATTCCCGTTAGAATCTATTCGCCACAATAAATTCTGGCCTAGCGTCAGTAGAATTGATAGTGCATATGGAGATAGAAACTTAATGTGTAGCTGTATTCCGGTTTCAGAATATGAGGAAAAACCAGAAGAAGCATTAGCTTAA
- a CDS encoding M28 family peptidase — protein sequence MKTFFSTLTMSLLAVTLLSAQVMEKQAKKYAKTITDEDLTRHLTLLASDSLEGRETGKKGQKIAAEYIKNHFESLGLKAPVDGSYFQKFNLYQTYRGEAEMVVNDKTIKNLDQMVYWANTPVENQEIEIVFVNKATEEDLEGVEAEGKFLAFQAEGQFTPTLKTIEELGAKGALVFAEDSSRMNMVLRYGRYYATHGSLSREKPSKEGLASVVVYNELAEEFFGKPLSELKIGDRASAKLFAEINTEIMETENVLGYLEGTEKPEELIILTAHYDHVGVQDGKVYNGADDDASGTTAVLEIAEAFVKAKKAGHGPKRSVLFMPVTGEEKGLLGSAHYAENPVFPLENTVTNLNIDMIGRVDSAHMDNREFVYLIGSNRISTELHEISEAMNENYTKLELDYTYNAEDHPDRIYYRSDHWNFAKNGVPIIFYFNGTHPDYHQHTDTVDKIEFDVLKKRTDLVFYTAWEIANRENRLTIDEVEEETTE from the coding sequence ATGAAGACTTTTTTTTCAACTCTAACCATGAGTTTATTGGCAGTTACTTTACTGTCAGCCCAAGTAATGGAAAAGCAAGCAAAAAAATATGCTAAAACCATTACAGATGAAGATTTAACAAGACACTTAACCCTATTGGCCTCAGATTCGCTTGAAGGCAGAGAAACAGGGAAAAAAGGGCAAAAGATAGCTGCTGAATATATAAAAAATCATTTTGAATCATTAGGCCTAAAAGCCCCTGTCGATGGTTCTTATTTTCAAAAATTCAATTTATACCAAACCTATAGAGGTGAAGCGGAGATGGTGGTGAATGATAAAACCATTAAAAACCTTGATCAAATGGTTTATTGGGCAAATACGCCAGTCGAAAACCAAGAAATTGAAATAGTATTCGTTAATAAGGCTACTGAAGAGGATTTAGAGGGTGTTGAAGCAGAAGGAAAATTTCTGGCTTTTCAAGCAGAAGGACAATTTACTCCAACCTTAAAGACAATTGAAGAATTAGGAGCAAAAGGGGCATTGGTTTTTGCTGAAGATAGTAGCAGAATGAATATGGTGTTAAGGTATGGAAGATATTATGCTACACACGGTTCTTTATCCAGAGAGAAACCTTCTAAGGAAGGATTAGCTAGTGTTGTCGTTTATAATGAATTAGCAGAAGAGTTTTTCGGTAAACCACTTTCTGAATTAAAAATTGGTGATAGAGCATCTGCTAAGCTTTTTGCAGAAATCAATACTGAAATCATGGAGACGGAAAATGTATTAGGTTATTTGGAAGGAACTGAAAAGCCGGAAGAGTTAATTATTTTAACTGCACATTACGACCACGTTGGGGTTCAAGATGGAAAAGTCTATAATGGTGCAGACGATGATGCCTCTGGAACTACTGCAGTATTAGAAATAGCTGAAGCTTTTGTAAAAGCCAAAAAAGCAGGTCATGGCCCAAAAAGAAGTGTTTTGTTCATGCCCGTTACAGGTGAAGAGAAAGGTTTATTAGGCTCGGCCCATTATGCTGAAAACCCTGTATTCCCTTTAGAAAATACGGTTACAAACCTTAATATTGATATGATTGGCAGAGTAGATTCTGCGCATATGGATAATCGGGAGTTTGTGTATTTGATTGGATCGAACAGAATTTCTACAGAGCTACATGAAATTAGTGAAGCAATGAACGAAAATTATACAAAATTGGAACTGGATTATACTTACAATGCAGAAGACCATCCTGATAGAATTTACTATCGATCAGATCACTGGAATTTTGCAAAAAATGGTGTTCCAATTATTTTCTACTTTAATGGTACTCATCCTGATTATCATCAGCATACGGACACAGTAGATAAGATTGAATTTGATGTATTGAAAAAGAGAACCGATTTAGTTTTTTATACTGCTTGGGAAATAGCCAATAGAGAAAATCGTTTGACTATAGATGAAGTAGAAGAAGAAACTACAGAATAG
- a CDS encoding FkbM family methyltransferase, whose product MSSVKRIFKKNTHNRLFKALAGFGRALNRLYENRNHDLHSNGEYTILKKISKLNPAVIIDGGANIGKYSLVCKELMPNTLIYSLEPVKDTFKLLSQNVRAHTNMVPVQKGLYKTNTSKEINIFNSNTHSSLVDIQGLSYESTQKQTIELIKGDDFMRNQNINEVDLLKIDVEGAEFDALVGFDEHISNGKIRMIQFEYGYINITTKKLLIDFYNYFESKGYLLGKIFPKTVEFRKYEFKYEDFLGPNFIAVKKTETDLINLLKNR is encoded by the coding sequence ATGTCATCAGTAAAGAGAATTTTTAAGAAGAATACGCATAATAGATTATTTAAGGCGCTTGCAGGCTTCGGTAGGGCTTTAAACAGATTATATGAAAACAGGAACCATGATCTGCATTCTAATGGAGAGTATACTATCCTAAAAAAGATATCAAAACTAAACCCCGCAGTGATTATCGATGGGGGAGCCAATATAGGCAAATACTCATTAGTTTGTAAAGAGTTGATGCCCAATACCTTAATATATTCACTTGAGCCTGTGAAAGATACTTTCAAGCTTTTATCACAAAATGTAAGAGCTCATACCAATATGGTGCCTGTTCAAAAAGGACTTTACAAAACCAATACCAGCAAAGAAATTAATATTTTTAATTCCAATACTCATTCTTCATTGGTTGACATACAGGGTCTATCTTACGAATCGACTCAAAAGCAGACAATTGAATTGATTAAAGGAGACGACTTTATGAGAAACCAAAACATTAATGAAGTTGACCTTTTAAAAATTGATGTGGAAGGCGCTGAATTTGATGCCTTGGTAGGTTTCGATGAACATATTTCGAATGGAAAAATAAGGATGATTCAGTTCGAATATGGATATATCAATATTACCACTAAAAAATTGCTGATTGATTTTTACAACTATTTCGAGAGTAAAGGCTACTTACTAGGAAAAATTTTCCCGAAAACGGTTGAGTTTAGAAAATACGAGTTTAAATACGAAGACTTTCTAGGGCCAAATTTTATTGCCGTTAAGAAAACTGAAACTGATTTGATAAATCTTTTGAAGAACAGGTAG
- a CDS encoding inositol monophosphatase family protein has translation MNLNAIHKEAIKLVKEVGKFISAESQNVNTDTVEHKGFNDLVSYVDKEAEIRLVEGLGEILPESGFIAEEGTSEKKGDTYNWIIDPLDGTTNFVHGLPVFSISVALQENDEIVSGIVLEINRNECFEAVQGEVSKLNGKPISVSKHIDLSQSLIATGFPYNDFDKMDDYLSILKHLMQNTHGLRRLGSAAVDLAYVACGRYEGYFEYNLNAWDVAAGAFIVQQAGGKVSRFNGDNDFIFGREILSCSAEVYEELLIILQNQWKHNQ, from the coding sequence ATGAATTTAAACGCAATCCACAAAGAAGCGATCAAATTAGTAAAGGAAGTAGGAAAATTCATCAGTGCAGAATCTCAGAACGTCAATACCGATACGGTAGAGCATAAGGGCTTTAATGATTTGGTGAGTTATGTAGATAAAGAAGCGGAGATAAGATTAGTAGAAGGCTTAGGTGAAATCCTTCCCGAATCAGGATTTATTGCAGAGGAAGGTACTTCAGAAAAGAAAGGAGACACCTACAATTGGATTATTGATCCTTTGGACGGAACCACTAATTTCGTTCATGGTTTGCCTGTATTTTCAATCAGTGTAGCATTGCAAGAAAATGATGAAATAGTTTCCGGAATAGTATTGGAAATTAACCGAAATGAGTGTTTTGAGGCAGTACAAGGTGAAGTGTCGAAGTTAAATGGAAAGCCTATCTCCGTTTCTAAACATATTGATCTCTCTCAAAGTTTAATTGCTACGGGTTTTCCGTACAATGATTTTGATAAAATGGATGACTATTTATCAATCCTAAAACATTTGATGCAAAACACCCATGGCTTGAGAAGGCTAGGCAGCGCAGCAGTAGATTTAGCCTATGTTGCCTGCGGCAGATACGAAGGCTATTTCGAATATAATTTGAATGCTTGGGATGTCGCAGCTGGAGCCTTCATTGTGCAACAAGCTGGAGGCAAAGTGAGCCGATTTAATGGGGATAACGATTTCATTTTTGGTAGGGAAATATTATCTTGCTCTGCAGAAGTATATGAAGAACTATTAATCATCCTCCAGAACCAATGGAAACACAATCAATAG
- a CDS encoding lipoprotein N-acyltransferase Lnb domain-containing protein — protein MIKKLLIGLLTFTALSATAQNSLSDKAEISLITVAPGNELYSGFGHSALWVEDESKGLSVVFNYGTFDFETPGFYMKFVRGKLNYMLSAGRISYLINSAKAEKRSVIQQKLNLSNAQKNEIYSFLIENIRPENRFYQYDFFFDNCSTRFRDLLEDVLGEGLVWEREAEGLTFREYLDIYLADKPWQDFGIDLVLGQPTDQIADKRNEMFLPDLLMFHFDEATYNGKPIVKDKIIIYEADEEEAAIGFQILPEYITWFLCLFGIFLSVRHHKSKLSDVWFNRLLFVITGLVGCLIFFLWFLSDHVATVNNWNMIWAFPLNVVLAFLLFKKPAKKWHTAFYAVFGIVQFMVLGFYYTLPQAMHTAVLPIVLYFAFKSFNLLYRTKKMNV, from the coding sequence ATGATTAAAAAACTGCTAATTGGATTATTGACTTTTACTGCATTATCAGCAACAGCTCAAAATTCACTGTCAGATAAGGCTGAAATCAGTTTAATAACGGTGGCTCCTGGTAATGAACTCTATTCAGGTTTTGGTCATTCTGCACTATGGGTAGAAGATGAAAGCAAAGGCTTAAGCGTGGTATTCAATTATGGCACCTTTGACTTTGAAACGCCTGGCTTCTATATGAAATTTGTACGTGGCAAACTTAACTACATGCTTTCTGCTGGTCGAATATCCTATCTGATCAATTCGGCAAAAGCCGAAAAAAGAAGCGTTATCCAGCAGAAGCTTAATCTAAGTAATGCACAGAAAAATGAAATTTATAGCTTTCTGATAGAAAACATCAGACCAGAAAATCGATTTTATCAATATGATTTTTTCTTTGACAATTGCTCTACCAGATTTAGAGATTTATTGGAAGATGTTTTAGGAGAAGGATTAGTTTGGGAAAGAGAAGCTGAAGGACTTACTTTTAGAGAGTATTTAGATATCTATTTAGCTGATAAACCTTGGCAAGATTTCGGTATCGATTTGGTCCTGGGACAACCTACAGACCAAATTGCAGACAAAAGAAATGAGATGTTCTTGCCTGATCTTTTGATGTTCCATTTTGACGAAGCTACTTATAATGGAAAACCAATTGTAAAGGATAAAATCATTATTTACGAAGCGGATGAAGAGGAAGCCGCTATTGGCTTTCAAATACTTCCTGAGTACATCACCTGGTTCCTTTGCCTATTTGGGATTTTCTTAAGCGTAAGACACCATAAATCAAAATTAAGTGATGTTTGGTTCAATAGGTTATTATTTGTAATTACAGGGCTAGTTGGTTGTCTTATCTTCTTTCTATGGTTTCTATCCGATCATGTGGCTACGGTGAATAACTGGAATATGATTTGGGCATTCCCCTTAAATGTTGTCCTAGCCTTTTTACTGTTCAAAAAACCAGCCAAGAAATGGCATACTGCTTTTTATGCTGTGTTTGGTATCGTTCAATTTATGGTCTTAGGATTTTACTATACATTGCCTCAAGCTATGCACACTGCAGTATTGCCCATCGTATTATATTTCGCCTTTAAATCCTTTAACTTACTATATAGAACCAAAAAAATGAATGTCTGA
- the rsmI gene encoding 16S rRNA (cytidine(1402)-2'-O)-methyltransferase — MEESKTQLYLVPTPIGNLEDMTYRAVNILNSVDVILAEDTRTSGKLLKHYDIKKPLQSFHIHNEHKKVEQVIDGLKAGKIMALISDAGTPGISDPGFLLAREALKNDIKLESLPGATALIPALIKSGFPNDRFVFEGFLPHKKGRKTRIENLVAEDRTIIFYESPHRLLKTLKQLAEAMGEDRLASVSRELTKLFEETITDTLAGLIEHFEQTAPKGEIVLVLNAKS; from the coding sequence ATGGAGGAATCAAAAACACAACTTTACTTGGTGCCCACCCCCATTGGCAACCTTGAAGATATGACATACCGCGCTGTTAACATCCTCAATAGCGTGGATGTTATTCTAGCCGAAGACACTAGAACCTCTGGTAAATTGCTCAAGCATTATGATATCAAAAAACCACTGCAAAGTTTTCATATCCATAATGAGCATAAGAAAGTGGAGCAGGTAATTGACGGACTAAAAGCAGGAAAAATCATGGCATTGATTTCAGATGCCGGAACACCTGGAATCTCAGATCCGGGTTTTTTATTGGCAAGAGAAGCCTTGAAAAACGACATCAAACTGGAATCTCTTCCTGGTGCTACAGCTCTGATTCCCGCTCTTATTAAATCTGGTTTTCCAAACGACCGATTTGTTTTCGAAGGCTTTTTACCTCACAAGAAAGGTCGAAAAACACGAATAGAGAACTTAGTTGCGGAAGATCGAACCATCATTTTTTATGAATCCCCACATCGGTTGCTCAAAACATTGAAGCAATTGGCAGAAGCTATGGGAGAAGACCGTTTGGCTTCTGTTTCCAGAGAACTCACAAAATTATTTGAAGAAACAATTACCGATACCTTAGCGGGGCTGATTGAACATTTTGAGCAAACTGCACCTAAAGGAGAAATTGTACTGGTATTAAATGCTAAATCATGA
- a CDS encoding 4a-hydroxytetrahydrobiopterin dehydratase: MLKEETMWKEENNTLKRTFEFKDFTEAFGFMAQVAIIAEKMGHHPNWSNVYNKVSFELTTHDEGNTITEKDRKLAEEIDKLV; this comes from the coding sequence ATACTAAAAGAAGAAACTATGTGGAAAGAAGAAAATAATACGCTTAAAAGAACATTTGAATTTAAAGATTTTACAGAAGCTTTCGGTTTCATGGCTCAAGTGGCCATTATAGCTGAGAAAATGGGTCATCATCCGAATTGGTCAAATGTTTACAATAAAGTAAGCTTTGAATTGACCACTCACGATGAGGGCAATACCATAACTGAGAAAGATAGAAAGCTAGCTGAGGAAATTGATAAATTAGTTTAA
- a CDS encoding DUF493 domain-containing protein, translating into MSTEKEIASFKEKLEAVSEWPSLYMFKFIVPAEQQDEIKDIFENHEVVVKPSSKGKYVSLTIKMLANSAEQIIEKYLETNKVKGVIAL; encoded by the coding sequence ATGAGTACTGAAAAAGAAATCGCATCATTTAAAGAAAAACTAGAAGCTGTTAGCGAATGGCCTAGTCTCTATATGTTCAAATTTATTGTTCCTGCAGAACAGCAGGATGAAATAAAAGACATATTTGAAAACCATGAAGTGGTGGTAAAACCTTCAAGTAAAGGGAAATATGTCAGCTTAACTATAAAAATGTTAGCCAATTCTGCTGAGCAGATTATTGAAAAGTATCTTGAAACCAATAAGGTAAAAGGGGTTATTGCACTATAG